From one Luteolibacter sp. SL250 genomic stretch:
- a CDS encoding nucleotide pyrophosphatase/phosphodiesterase family protein, protein MRVAVINVVGLSRSLLGADMPGLTAFAEKHGLQSFKPAFPAVTCTAQSSMVTGTPPAAHGAVANGWYDREAAEVKFWKQSNHIVRGEKVWDRLRREVPGFTCAKLFWWYNMYANVDFSITPRPLYPADGRKFFDVHTQPMGMREDLKADLGPFPFPAFWGPAAGIASSEWIAASAKWVEEKHSPTLSLVYLPHLDYPLQKDGPDAANIPDECRKIDGVVTDLIRYYESRNVRVVVLSEYGISPVTRVIHLNRLFRKKGWIQVKDELGRETLDCGGCKAFAVADHQMAHVYVNDPAIRGEVRALLEATPGIEEIRETPQAWGEGAGTERAGDFMAIAEPDAWFTYYYWEDDNLAPDYARSIDIHRKPGYDPCELFIDPAIAFPKLRIAKFLLKKKLGLRGLMEVIPLDASLVKGSHGRDNVPESEQPVVIGAPGDITSPEEIAGMIEALVKE, encoded by the coding sequence ATGCGCGTCGCCGTCATCAATGTCGTCGGGCTTTCCCGCTCGCTCCTGGGAGCGGACATGCCCGGACTGACGGCATTCGCGGAAAAGCACGGCCTGCAGAGCTTCAAGCCCGCCTTTCCCGCCGTCACCTGCACGGCGCAGTCGTCGATGGTGACCGGCACCCCGCCGGCAGCGCACGGCGCGGTGGCGAACGGTTGGTATGACCGGGAGGCGGCGGAGGTGAAGTTCTGGAAGCAGAGCAACCACATCGTCCGCGGGGAGAAGGTCTGGGACCGGCTCCGGCGCGAGGTGCCCGGCTTCACCTGCGCGAAGCTGTTCTGGTGGTACAACATGTACGCCAACGTGGATTTCTCCATCACCCCACGCCCGCTGTATCCGGCGGATGGCCGCAAGTTCTTCGACGTCCACACGCAGCCAATGGGCATGCGGGAGGACCTGAAGGCGGATCTCGGCCCGTTCCCGTTCCCGGCGTTCTGGGGACCGGCGGCGGGCATCGCCTCGTCGGAATGGATCGCCGCATCCGCGAAATGGGTGGAGGAAAAACACTCACCCACGCTCAGCCTGGTCTATCTGCCGCACCTGGACTACCCGCTGCAGAAGGACGGGCCGGATGCCGCCAACATCCCCGACGAGTGCCGGAAGATCGACGGTGTCGTGACGGACCTCATCCGTTACTATGAATCCCGTAATGTCCGGGTGGTGGTGCTTTCCGAGTATGGCATCTCCCCCGTCACGCGGGTGATCCACCTGAACCGCCTGTTCCGGAAAAAGGGCTGGATCCAGGTGAAGGACGAGCTGGGACGGGAAACGCTGGACTGCGGCGGCTGCAAGGCCTTCGCCGTCGCGGACCACCAGATGGCCCATGTTTATGTGAACGATCCCGCGATCCGCGGCGAGGTCCGCGCCTTGCTGGAAGCCACGCCGGGCATCGAAGAGATCCGCGAAACGCCGCAGGCCTGGGGCGAAGGTGCGGGCACGGAAAGGGCTGGCGATTTCATGGCCATCGCGGAACCGGACGCGTGGTTCACCTATTACTATTGGGAGGACGACAACCTCGCACCGGACTATGCCCGGAGCATCGATATCCACCGCAAGCCCGGCTACGATCCGTGCGAGCTGTTCATCGACCCCGCCATCGCTTTCCCCAAGCTGAGGATCGCGAAGTTCCTGCTGAAAAAGAAACTCGGCCTGCGCGGGCTGATGGAGGTCATCCCGCTGGATGCGTCCTTGGTGAAAGGCTCCCACGGCCGTGACAATGTCCCGGAATCCGAGCAACCGGTGGTCATCGGCGCGCCCGGTGACATCACGTCACCGGAAGAAATCGCCGGAATGATCGAGGCATTGGTAAAAGAGTAA
- the rpe gene encoding ribulose-phosphate 3-epimerase, whose protein sequence is MIPRTFKDRVIAPSLLAADFSRVREETTRAIHSGADWMHLDVMDGHFVDNISFGPAMVQAVHETNDIFLDVHLMISRPDHYLPRFIAAGSDLITVHVEADHDVAETLRRIREGGCQAGLALNPATPIEKALPFLDQIDLLLCMTVVPGFGGQAFMSEMLPKIEAAAKLREERGLSYHIEVDGGIDAKTAAPCAAAGANVFVAGSSTFKAPDMAKAISAIRGV, encoded by the coding sequence GTGATTCCGAGAACTTTCAAAGACCGCGTCATCGCTCCTTCGCTGCTCGCCGCCGACTTTTCCCGGGTGCGGGAGGAAACCACCCGCGCCATCCACTCCGGGGCGGACTGGATGCACCTGGACGTGATGGACGGCCATTTCGTGGACAACATTTCCTTCGGTCCGGCCATGGTGCAGGCCGTGCATGAGACCAACGACATCTTCCTGGACGTGCACCTCATGATTTCCCGTCCGGATCACTACCTTCCGCGTTTCATCGCAGCCGGGTCCGACCTCATCACCGTCCACGTGGAGGCGGACCACGATGTGGCGGAAACGCTCCGGCGCATCCGTGAGGGCGGCTGCCAGGCGGGCCTCGCGCTGAACCCCGCCACCCCCATCGAGAAGGCTCTGCCGTTCCTCGACCAGATCGACCTGCTGCTGTGCATGACCGTGGTCCCCGGCTTCGGCGGGCAGGCTTTCATGTCGGAGATGCTGCCGAAGATCGAGGCGGCGGCGAAGCTCCGCGAGGAGCGCGGACTGTCCTACCACATCGAGGTGGACGGCGGGATCGACGCGAAAACCGCCGCTCCCTGCGCCGCCGCGGGGGCGAATGTTTTCGTCGCAGGATCCTCCACCTTCAAGGCTCCGGACATGGCAAAGGCAATTTCCGCGATCCGTGGCGTTTAA
- a CDS encoding nucleoside hydrolase, giving the protein MLKHLALVFLSAVLAHSEPVPIIFDTDMGNDVDDAMALAMIHSLGKRGACKLLAVTVTKDHPKAASYIDALNTFYGQPDIPIGVVRDGPTKDEGKYLKATDDAAKYPRDLKSGADAPDALELLRKTLAAQPDQSVTLIQVGFFTNFARLLDTPGDGHSPLNGRDLIAKKVKLLSIMAGAFQTIGGHDNHYIEYNVKYDIPAARKLAVEWPSPIVWSGFEIGIAAAYPHQSIERDFNYVPHHPVKESYILYNPPPHDRPTWDLTSVLAAVFPDRGYFTFSVPGTVTVGEDGFTRFSKKEKGRDRFLIMDQAQAASVREACVHLTAEPPAR; this is encoded by the coding sequence ATGCTGAAGCATCTCGCGCTCGTTTTCCTTTCCGCGGTCCTCGCCCACTCGGAGCCCGTCCCCATCATCTTCGACACGGACATGGGCAACGACGTGGACGACGCCATGGCACTGGCCATGATCCACAGCCTGGGGAAACGCGGAGCCTGCAAGCTGCTGGCGGTCACCGTCACGAAGGACCATCCGAAGGCCGCCTCCTACATCGACGCGCTCAACACCTTCTACGGCCAGCCGGACATCCCCATCGGCGTTGTCCGCGACGGCCCGACGAAGGACGAGGGAAAGTACCTGAAAGCCACCGATGATGCGGCGAAGTACCCGCGCGACCTGAAAAGCGGTGCGGACGCGCCGGACGCCCTGGAGCTGCTGAGAAAGACCCTCGCCGCCCAGCCGGACCAGTCCGTCACCCTCATCCAGGTCGGCTTTTTCACCAACTTCGCCCGCCTTCTCGATACGCCCGGGGACGGGCATTCGCCGCTCAATGGCCGCGACCTCATCGCGAAGAAAGTGAAGCTGCTCAGCATCATGGCCGGTGCCTTCCAGACCATCGGCGGGCACGACAACCACTACATCGAGTACAACGTCAAATACGACATCCCCGCCGCGCGGAAGCTCGCCGTGGAATGGCCGTCGCCCATCGTCTGGAGCGGATTTGAGATCGGAATCGCAGCAGCCTACCCGCACCAGAGCATCGAGCGCGACTTCAACTACGTGCCGCACCACCCGGTGAAGGAGTCCTACATCCTCTACAATCCGCCGCCGCACGACCGGCCGACCTGGGACCTCACTTCCGTCCTGGCGGCGGTCTTTCCGGACCGTGGTTACTTCACCTTTTCGGTCCCCGGTACCGTGACCGTGGGGGAGGATGGGTTCACCCGTTTCTCGAAGAAGGAAAAGGGCCGCGACCGGTTCCTGATCATGGATCAGGCACAAGCCGCCAGCGTCCGGGAGGCCTGCGTCCACCTGACCGCGGAGCCTCCGGCCCGCTGA
- a CDS encoding OmpA family protein, producing the protein MQRSKLPYFFLALSAVLAISAVALLFIRPGSPAVVQQPTPAVPEAPPEPPKKPELPPAVPNLGAMPEPEKPEDVFKNLGVGVEEVDPSELVARIAKAIEAGDLATAAKLIGKDALDPKTLERLKNLATAQAIKLRQPGGVREVGELELNALARWALELDGPEAGRDRIFLDLRRNKGVWSVEKITLPPAANEPIPKAILADSLGTADAFLQAVLKQDFEFARAFVDPATVSDAKIAGLCILFEEGGYRLRASKPLRAMFQRKDTVGYLANVETTDAAQSAQFAISLRQPPAPSNWLVSEINLDQLLADYARRVAGGDVYYSPLVKNPQGGDTLALYFEFDEDEINPRTRRQLEIVTMILKSDPGKKITLSGHTDSLGTDGYNRSLSSRRADVVRDYLVSAGVSEAQIITLGKGASQPRRPNVTESGEDDPEGRRANRRTEIYLDF; encoded by the coding sequence ATGCAACGCTCCAAGCTTCCCTATTTCTTCCTCGCGCTTTCCGCCGTGCTGGCGATTTCCGCCGTCGCCCTCCTGTTCATCCGCCCCGGCAGCCCCGCCGTTGTCCAGCAGCCCACGCCCGCCGTCCCTGAGGCTCCGCCAGAGCCTCCGAAAAAGCCGGAACTGCCCCCGGCGGTCCCGAATCTCGGCGCCATGCCGGAGCCTGAGAAGCCGGAGGACGTCTTCAAGAACCTGGGCGTGGGTGTGGAAGAGGTGGATCCGTCCGAACTGGTGGCACGCATCGCCAAGGCCATCGAAGCGGGGGACCTCGCCACCGCGGCCAAGCTCATCGGCAAGGACGCGCTCGATCCCAAGACACTGGAGCGTCTGAAAAACCTGGCCACCGCACAGGCCATCAAACTCCGCCAGCCGGGCGGCGTGCGGGAGGTCGGTGAGCTGGAACTGAACGCGCTCGCCCGCTGGGCGCTCGAACTTGATGGTCCGGAAGCGGGCCGCGACCGCATCTTCCTGGACCTGCGACGCAACAAGGGCGTGTGGTCCGTTGAGAAAATCACCCTGCCCCCGGCGGCCAACGAGCCGATCCCGAAGGCGATCCTCGCGGATTCCCTCGGCACGGCGGATGCCTTCCTGCAGGCGGTGCTCAAGCAGGACTTCGAGTTCGCCCGCGCCTTCGTCGATCCTGCCACCGTTTCCGACGCGAAGATCGCCGGTCTCTGCATCCTTTTCGAAGAGGGCGGCTACCGTCTCCGCGCGTCCAAGCCGTTGCGGGCCATGTTCCAGCGCAAGGACACCGTGGGTTATCTGGCGAATGTGGAAACCACCGACGCCGCCCAGTCCGCCCAGTTCGCCATCTCCCTGCGCCAGCCGCCCGCTCCGTCCAACTGGCTGGTCTCCGAGATCAACCTCGACCAGCTCCTCGCGGACTACGCCCGCCGCGTCGCCGGGGGGGACGTCTATTATTCCCCGCTGGTGAAGAACCCGCAGGGAGGGGACACGCTCGCCCTCTACTTCGAGTTCGACGAGGATGAGATCAACCCGCGCACCCGCCGCCAGCTCGAGATCGTCACCATGATCCTCAAGTCGGATCCGGGGAAAAAGATCACCCTTTCCGGCCACACGGATTCTCTGGGGACGGACGGCTACAACCGCAGCCTTTCCTCCCGCCGGGCGGACGTGGTGCGTGACTACCTGGTCAGCGCCGGCGTTTCCGAGGCACAGATCATCACGCTGGGCAAAGGGGCGAGCCAGCCACGCCGCCCGAACGTCACCGAAAGCGGGGAGGATGACCCGGAAGGCCGCCGCGCCAACCGCCGGACGGAGATCTACCTCGATTTCTGA
- a CDS encoding trypsin-like peptidase domain-containing protein — translation MNAGFRRLLALGAVFAIAFLAVSALRIWRSGGDFRALVPWLGGSGENFHPETFTLPEKAPLKLDDVELLGRLNDEYARLTQAVVPSVVSIDTASVKTERLLDMWGRLRVNRYPTRGQGSGVIVSSEGHIVTNHHVIAGQQKIQVTLHGGKTYPATLVGEDDLLDIAVIKIQGEGPFTPLKLGDSSEVKVGQMVFAIGNPFGLGETVTQGIISAKERSISDSQPDLFQTDAAINPGNSGGPLVNLRGEIIGINVAIYSQDQDRESRSFLGIGFSIPANDVKEALLQILERGRRVRGFLGVGLRDLDPAASAATGYTGGEGAMILNVVTDSPAQAAGIQANDVILRFGSQPVRNTTQLKTLIQRTRIGDKIPVRLWRAGATVDVEVTIAEAPVKPPAQSPGPDVVPESPEKHLEMINVHVRDLTAQEAIRGYQGIVVTRVPAESTAARFVQPGDLIIGVNNVRVAQARELLEQLSSPASGQNTVLHVRRGGNTLRIELPEPR, via the coding sequence ATGAACGCTGGATTCCGCCGTCTGCTGGCCCTCGGGGCCGTTTTTGCCATCGCCTTCCTCGCCGTTTCCGCCCTGCGGATCTGGCGGTCAGGAGGGGATTTCCGTGCGTTGGTCCCGTGGCTGGGAGGCAGCGGGGAGAACTTCCATCCGGAGACCTTCACCCTGCCGGAAAAGGCCCCGTTGAAGCTGGATGACGTGGAGCTCCTGGGCCGCCTGAACGACGAATACGCGCGTCTCACCCAGGCGGTGGTGCCATCCGTCGTCAGCATCGACACCGCCAGCGTCAAAACCGAGAGGCTGCTCGACATGTGGGGCCGCCTGCGGGTGAACCGCTACCCCACCCGCGGCCAGGGCTCCGGAGTCATCGTCAGCAGCGAGGGCCACATCGTCACCAACCACCACGTCATCGCCGGACAGCAGAAGATCCAGGTGACCCTGCACGGTGGCAAGACCTACCCCGCCACCCTCGTCGGGGAGGATGACCTGCTGGACATCGCCGTGATCAAGATCCAGGGGGAGGGACCCTTCACCCCCCTCAAGCTCGGAGACTCCTCCGAGGTGAAGGTCGGGCAGATGGTTTTCGCCATCGGCAATCCCTTCGGCCTCGGTGAGACCGTGACCCAGGGCATCATCTCCGCGAAGGAGCGCTCGATTTCCGACAGCCAGCCGGACTTGTTCCAGACGGATGCCGCCATCAACCCCGGCAACTCCGGCGGCCCGCTGGTGAACCTGCGGGGGGAGATCATCGGCATCAACGTGGCCATCTACTCCCAGGACCAGGACCGGGAGAGCCGGAGTTTCCTGGGGATCGGCTTCTCCATCCCCGCGAATGATGTGAAGGAGGCCCTGCTCCAGATCCTGGAGCGCGGCCGGCGCGTGCGGGGATTCCTGGGCGTGGGCCTGCGGGATCTGGATCCGGCTGCCAGTGCCGCGACCGGCTACACCGGCGGCGAGGGAGCCATGATCCTGAACGTGGTTACCGACTCCCCCGCCCAGGCCGCGGGCATCCAGGCGAACGACGTGATCCTCCGCTTCGGTTCCCAGCCGGTGCGCAACACCACCCAGTTGAAGACCCTCATCCAGCGCACCAGGATCGGGGACAAGATACCCGTCCGGCTCTGGAGGGCGGGAGCGACGGTGGATGTGGAGGTGACCATCGCGGAGGCTCCGGTGAAGCCGCCCGCGCAAAGTCCCGGGCCGGACGTCGTTCCGGAAAGTCCGGAGAAGCACCTGGAAATGATCAACGTCCACGTCCGGGATCTCACCGCTCAGGAAGCCATCCGCGGTTACCAGGGGATTGTCGTCACCCGGGTTCCGGCGGAGTCCACCGCGGCCCGTTTCGTCCAGCCGGGCGATCTGATCATCGGCGTGAACAACGTACGTGTCGCGCAGGCCCGCGAACTGCTTGAGCAGCTCTCATCACCCGCTTCCGGCCAGAATACGGTCCTCCATGTCCGCCGTGGTGGGAACACCCTCCGCATCGAGCTTCCGGAGCCCCGCTGA
- a CDS encoding cytochrome c, protein MKSLALLFLGALPLAAQPLLTFNNRPLGSVESPLVINAYLPDPGIDEAVFARHHKGLVAPSYSPKEGRDTKGTEKPGAGLPAAIAVSMGPQLAYVFDPVECRPMYAWQGGFLDFTPYWGDEKRGSRVSKDYVPRLVGTLFYKAEGEHPLSIGGKPVREPEYIGYSLEKGVPRFEFKAGGHVVKAVIRPAKDSFSYEAEWTCDPPAKLVWKEGSFTAEGEGKMLLAFTGKSLGDFHGYEVKVDLSKANVEAGATLFNAYGCSGCHSTDGSKGYGPSLAGLADSTKELEGSAEKVKADAAYLFESIKNPNAKVAKGYPPNYMPPYQLKDVEINSLVLFIQSIAKPE, encoded by the coding sequence ATGAAATCCCTCGCGCTGCTCTTTCTCGGTGCCCTGCCATTGGCGGCGCAGCCGTTGCTGACGTTCAACAACCGGCCTCTCGGATCGGTGGAGTCCCCGCTGGTCATCAACGCCTACCTGCCCGACCCGGGGATCGATGAGGCGGTGTTCGCCCGTCATCACAAGGGATTGGTTGCGCCTTCCTACAGCCCGAAGGAAGGCCGCGACACCAAGGGAACGGAAAAGCCCGGAGCGGGCCTGCCTGCGGCCATCGCCGTGAGCATGGGACCGCAGCTCGCCTATGTGTTCGATCCGGTGGAATGCCGGCCGATGTATGCCTGGCAGGGTGGTTTCCTGGACTTCACACCTTACTGGGGTGACGAAAAGCGCGGCTCCCGGGTTTCGAAGGATTACGTGCCGCGGCTGGTGGGGACACTGTTCTACAAGGCGGAAGGGGAGCATCCCCTGAGCATCGGCGGCAAGCCCGTCCGGGAGCCGGAATACATCGGCTACTCGCTGGAGAAAGGCGTGCCGCGCTTCGAGTTCAAGGCGGGCGGCCATGTCGTGAAAGCGGTCATCCGCCCGGCGAAGGACTCGTTTTCCTACGAGGCGGAATGGACCTGCGATCCTCCGGCGAAGCTGGTGTGGAAGGAAGGCTCCTTCACCGCGGAGGGCGAGGGGAAGATGCTCCTGGCGTTCACCGGGAAGAGCCTCGGCGACTTCCACGGGTATGAGGTGAAGGTGGACCTTTCAAAGGCGAACGTGGAGGCGGGTGCCACGCTGTTCAACGCCTACGGCTGCTCCGGCTGCCACTCCACGGATGGCTCGAAGGGCTACGGCCCAAGTCTCGCCGGCCTGGCGGACTCCACGAAGGAACTGGAAGGTTCCGCCGAGAAGGTGAAGGCGGATGCCGCCTACCTCTTCGAGTCCATCAAGAACCCGAACGCGAAGGTCGCGAAGGGCTATCCGCCGAACTACATGCCGCCGTATCAACTGAAGGATGTGGAGATCAACTCGCTCGTCCTTTTCATCCAATCCATCGCCAAGCCCGAATGA
- a CDS encoding metal-dependent hydrolase — MDTLTHALAPVIIVKLCTKRAEDAGWRVLLPIAGAGALPDLLNPHLSLEARVASWSHGLPCWALVTMIFMLGSMLMARRFRLRTALACSAAYLFHLFCDAISGGINWFSPFGTFQWGEYWVSPLLWIPLDVICVLVCYYLFRLAPVWRKRRAQGG, encoded by the coding sequence ATGGACACATTGACCCATGCTTTGGCACCGGTGATCATCGTCAAACTCTGCACCAAGCGTGCGGAGGATGCGGGATGGCGTGTCCTGCTCCCCATCGCCGGGGCGGGAGCTTTGCCGGATCTCCTGAATCCTCACCTTTCGTTGGAGGCGCGGGTCGCCAGTTGGTCGCACGGGCTGCCCTGCTGGGCGTTGGTAACGATGATCTTTATGCTCGGTTCCATGCTCATGGCGCGGCGCTTCCGGCTGAGGACGGCGCTGGCCTGTTCCGCGGCGTATCTTTTCCATCTCTTCTGTGATGCCATTTCGGGAGGGATCAACTGGTTTTCGCCATTCGGAACCTTCCAGTGGGGTGAGTATTGGGTGAGCCCATTGCTGTGGATCCCGCTGGATGTCATCTGCGTGCTGGTGTGCTACTACCTTTTCCGCCTCGCTCCAGTGTGGAGGAAGCGGAGGGCGCAGGGTGGTTGA
- the tadA gene encoding tRNA adenosine(34) deaminase TadA, whose product MEEPIIDLHSDAYFMGQALREARRAYNATEVPIGAVIVKEGRVISRAWNQVETLKDATAHAEMLALTAAQNVLGDWRLEGCTLYVTKEPCPMCAGAIVHCRPERVVFGCPDPKGGAAGGWINLLESNPPLNHRCDVTAGILGEECLGLIQGFFREAREKKKLSRMEPDQLPGGGE is encoded by the coding sequence GTGGAGGAACCGATCATCGATTTGCACAGCGACGCCTACTTCATGGGGCAGGCGCTCCGGGAAGCGCGGCGCGCCTACAACGCGACCGAAGTGCCCATTGGCGCGGTGATCGTGAAGGAGGGCCGCGTCATTTCCCGCGCATGGAACCAGGTGGAAACGCTGAAGGACGCCACGGCCCACGCGGAGATGCTGGCGCTGACCGCCGCGCAGAACGTGCTGGGCGACTGGCGGCTGGAAGGCTGCACACTCTACGTGACAAAGGAACCCTGCCCGATGTGCGCCGGGGCCATCGTCCACTGCCGGCCGGAGCGGGTCGTCTTCGGCTGCCCGGACCCGAAGGGCGGGGCTGCTGGCGGATGGATCAACCTGCTGGAGTCGAACCCGCCGCTGAACCACCGCTGCGACGTGACGGCGGGCATCCTGGGCGAGGAGTGCCTGGGCCTGATCCAGGGGTTTTTCCGCGAGGCGCGGGAGAAGAAGAAACTTTCCCGGATGGAGCCGGACCAACTGCCGGGAGGTGGGGAATGA
- a CDS encoding methyltransferase domain-containing protein, with translation MSAVYETTKLVDEYLLFHYGAEADILPEGGNWPAEMRASLGFAERTVKWFTPGNARHGLDLGCAVGRSAFEMSRDCAEVTGIDFSHAFIAAAETLRDGRELSYQRLEEGRLKTTLTARAPFAAENLTFQQGDAMSLPESLGIFDRVHAANLLCRLPEPERLLARLPSLVETGGELVLATPCTWLEDFTPIGNWPEGETFDWLADRLGGTFDLLRRGEEPFLIRETARKFQWTRSMMTVWRRKEGGHCGRAAMSSLLTPSATTVSQA, from the coding sequence ATGAGCGCGGTCTATGAAACCACGAAGCTGGTGGATGAATACCTGCTGTTCCACTACGGTGCGGAGGCGGACATCCTGCCGGAAGGCGGGAACTGGCCTGCGGAAATGCGGGCCTCCCTGGGTTTCGCGGAGCGCACGGTGAAGTGGTTCACGCCGGGAAATGCCCGCCATGGACTGGATCTGGGCTGCGCCGTCGGCCGCTCCGCCTTTGAAATGTCCCGCGACTGCGCGGAGGTCACCGGCATCGACTTTTCCCATGCCTTCATCGCCGCCGCGGAGACGCTGCGCGACGGACGGGAACTGTCTTACCAACGGCTGGAGGAAGGACGGTTGAAAACCACCCTCACCGCCCGCGCCCCCTTTGCGGCGGAGAACCTCACCTTCCAACAGGGGGACGCGATGTCCCTGCCGGAATCCCTGGGGATCTTCGACCGGGTGCATGCGGCGAACCTGCTGTGCCGCCTGCCGGAGCCGGAGCGGTTGCTGGCACGGCTACCCTCGCTGGTGGAGACCGGCGGCGAGCTGGTGTTGGCCACGCCCTGCACCTGGCTGGAGGATTTCACCCCCATCGGCAACTGGCCGGAGGGGGAGACGTTCGATTGGTTGGCGGACCGCCTTGGCGGAACCTTCGACCTGCTGCGGCGCGGCGAGGAACCTTTCCTCATCCGCGAAACGGCCCGCAAGTTCCAGTGGACCCGCTCGATGATGACCGTGTGGAGGCGTAAGGAGGGAGGACATTGCGGCAGAGCCGCTATGTCCTCCCTCCTTACACCTTCAGCCACGACCGTTTCGCAGGCGTGA
- the tsaB gene encoding tRNA (adenosine(37)-N6)-threonylcarbamoyltransferase complex dimerization subunit type 1 TsaB: protein MPETSVLIVETSTPAASLAFVDAGGELAQKEFTSDRSHNALLFGPLGELIGKEAPGSIRLVLAGSGPGSYSGTRVGISAAQGVALAHGAPVVAFPSILALPQAENGAPYLVVGDARRGSFWTAQVENFTLQTEPSLTDAHGLQSAVSAAVSAGHPIVSFEDPARFPLPPEVLERVRLGFPTAALLWKAWNNTDEGTRARWMAEPPQPMYLKPPHITPAKRSWLKV, encoded by the coding sequence ATGCCAGAAACCTCCGTTCTCATCGTCGAAACCTCCACTCCGGCGGCTTCGCTGGCGTTTGTTGATGCCGGGGGAGAACTGGCGCAGAAGGAGTTCACCAGCGACCGCAGCCACAACGCGCTGCTGTTCGGTCCATTGGGGGAACTCATCGGAAAGGAAGCACCGGGGAGCATCCGGCTGGTGCTGGCGGGCAGTGGTCCCGGCAGCTACAGTGGCACCCGGGTGGGCATTTCCGCCGCGCAGGGCGTGGCGCTCGCCCACGGAGCGCCGGTGGTGGCGTTTCCTTCCATCCTCGCGCTGCCGCAGGCGGAGAATGGCGCGCCCTACCTTGTCGTCGGGGATGCGCGCCGGGGCAGCTTCTGGACCGCGCAGGTGGAGAACTTCACGCTTCAGACGGAGCCTTCGCTGACAGACGCGCATGGCCTCCAGTCAGCCGTGTCCGCCGCGGTTTCCGCAGGCCATCCCATCGTCTCCTTCGAGGATCCCGCGCGCTTCCCGCTCCCGCCGGAGGTTCTGGAGCGCGTGCGGCTCGGGTTTCCCACCGCCGCCCTGCTTTGGAAGGCCTGGAACAACACGGATGAGGGAACCCGCGCCCGCTGGATGGCAGAACCCCCGCAGCCGATGTACCTCAAGCCCCCGCACATCACGCCTGCGAAACGGTCGTGGCTGAAGGTGTAA
- a CDS encoding citrate/2-methylcitrate synthase has protein sequence MTDYARGLEGVIANESALSNVIGDIGELSYLGYHIDELVNNCTYEEVIYLLHKGRLPNRAELTDFEARIRSDRRLPDGVIEFLKHAPKTAAPMDVLRTGISMLGLYDKRVKIGAPDIEADSEIALSIVAKIPVIVAAYHRFRQGLELPPVRDDLSEAQHLLYLINGEEAGEVSVKILDVALILHADHGMNASTFSARVTVATLSDMYSAVTSAIGTLKGPLHGGANEGVIHMLQEIGEPDQVDEYVEGKLARKEKIMGIGHRIYKVLDPRAPHLRRLAIQLTEELGEPKWIKMSERIAQIMRERKGLEANVDFYSATVYYSLGIPTDLFTPIFAIARASGWTAQVLEQLRDNRLYRPLTLYTGPKELMKVPPMESR, from the coding sequence ATGACTGATTACGCACGCGGCCTGGAAGGGGTCATTGCCAACGAATCCGCCCTCAGCAACGTGATCGGCGACATCGGTGAGCTGAGCTACCTCGGCTACCATATCGATGAGCTGGTGAACAACTGTACCTACGAGGAGGTCATCTACCTGCTCCACAAAGGCCGCCTGCCGAACCGCGCCGAACTCACCGACTTCGAAGCCCGCATCCGCTCCGACCGCCGCCTGCCGGACGGCGTGATCGAGTTCCTCAAGCATGCGCCGAAAACCGCCGCCCCGATGGACGTGCTCCGCACGGGCATCTCCATGCTCGGCCTTTATGACAAGCGCGTGAAAATCGGTGCGCCGGACATCGAGGCGGACTCCGAAATCGCCCTCTCCATCGTGGCGAAGATCCCCGTCATCGTCGCCGCCTACCACCGCTTCCGCCAGGGACTGGAACTGCCACCCGTGCGCGACGATCTCTCCGAGGCGCAGCATCTCCTCTACCTCATCAACGGTGAGGAAGCCGGTGAGGTGTCCGTGAAGATCCTGGACGTCGCCCTGATCCTGCACGCGGACCACGGCATGAACGCCTCCACGTTCTCCGCCCGCGTGACCGTGGCCACCCTTTCGGACATGTATTCCGCCGTCACCTCCGCCATCGGCACCCTGAAAGGGCCGCTCCACGGCGGCGCGAACGAGGGCGTGATCCACATGCTCCAGGAGATCGGCGAGCCGGATCAGGTCGATGAATACGTCGAGGGCAAGCTGGCCCGGAAAGAGAAAATCATGGGCATCGGCCACCGGATCTACAAGGTGCTGGACCCACGCGCCCCTCACCTCCGCCGTCTGGCCATCCAACTCACCGAAGAACTCGGCGAGCCGAAATGGATCAAAATGTCCGAGCGCATCGCCCAGATCATGCGCGAGCGCAAAGGCCTGGAAGCGAACGTCGATTTCTACTCCGCCACGGTTTATTACTCCCTCGGCATCCCGACCGACCTTTTCACGCCGATCTTCGCGATCGCCCGCGCATCCGGTTGGACCGCGCAGGTGCTGGAGCAGCTCCGCGACAACCGCCTCTACCGTCCGCTCACCCTCTACACCGGCCCGAAGGAGCTGATGAAGGTGCCGCCGATGGAGTCCCGCTGA